The following proteins are co-located in the Siansivirga zeaxanthinifaciens CC-SAMT-1 genome:
- a CDS encoding alpha/beta hydrolase gives MKKNFLSILLIVFTGFILNAQAKYETFESSKLGETREIKILLPRSYKTDRNKEYPVIFVLDGDYLFEAVSGNVDYYSYWEDMPESVVVGINQVGKRYDDCLYSKQNSLPIESGANFFEFLGMELLPYIEQNFRTTNFRVIVGHGETANFINYYLLKPQPLFQAYITISPELAPDMITYLPEQLKKVQTSTFYYLANTHNDTESIKKATSALNTDLAAIENDKLLYSFDSFEKPSHYSVPLSAIPNALQNFFSVYQPISKKEYQETILKLDGSPVEYLQKKYEDIFNLYGLKKKILINDFRAIAAAIEKNEKFDDYEQLGKIARDLYPKTLLGSYYLARFYEEKGESKKAMRTYQSGYTLDEIAGITKDEMSQKAEAIKSDFGY, from the coding sequence ATGAAGAAGAATTTCCTTTCTATTTTATTAATCGTTTTTACGGGATTTATTCTAAATGCTCAGGCTAAATATGAAACTTTCGAGTCTTCAAAATTAGGAGAAACAAGAGAAATAAAAATATTACTACCTAGAAGCTACAAAACAGATAGAAATAAAGAATATCCGGTAATTTTTGTTTTAGATGGCGATTATTTATTTGAAGCAGTTTCTGGAAATGTCGATTATTACTCGTATTGGGAGGATATGCCAGAATCTGTAGTGGTGGGAATTAATCAAGTTGGAAAGCGTTACGACGATTGTTTATATTCTAAACAAAACTCGTTGCCTATAGAGTCTGGAGCTAATTTTTTTGAGTTTTTAGGCATGGAGCTATTACCTTACATAGAACAAAACTTCCGAACTACCAATTTTCGTGTTATTGTAGGTCATGGTGAAACAGCTAATTTTATTAATTATTATTTGTTAAAGCCCCAACCATTATTTCAGGCATATATAACAATAAGTCCAGAACTTGCTCCAGACATGATTACCTATTTACCTGAGCAATTAAAAAAAGTACAAACGAGTACGTTTTATTATTTAGCAAATACGCATAACGATACAGAATCTATTAAAAAGGCAACTTCGGCATTAAATACAGATTTGGCAGCTATTGAAAATGACAAACTATTATACAGTTTTGATAGTTTTGAAAAACCTTCTCATTATTCGGTGCCATTATCTGCCATTCCAAATGCATTGCAAAACTTTTTTAGTGTGTATCAGCCCATCAGTAAAAAAGAATATCAAGAAACTATTTTAAAATTGGATGGCTCGCCTGTAGAATATCTTCAAAAAAAATATGAAGACATTTTTAACTTGTATGGTTTAAAAAAGAAAATATTAATTAACGATTTTAGAGCCATAGCGGCAGCTATCGAAAAAAATGAAAAATTCGACGATTACGAACAACTAGGTAAGATTGCCAGAGATTTATATCCTAAAACCTTATTAGGAAGCTATTATTTAGCGCGTTTTTACGAAGAGAAAGGGGAGTCTAAAAAAGCCATGCGAACCTATCAATCTGGATATACTTTAGATGAGATTGCTGGTATTACAAAAGATGAAATGTCACAAAAGGCAGAAGCCATTAAAAGCGATTTCGGGTATTAA
- a CDS encoding lysylphosphatidylglycerol synthase transmembrane domain-containing protein — protein MNFQIKKILKIILPLLLGVFLVWYSLSKVSISEILIYFKKANYFWLFLGVFLGLLSHLSRAYRWLFMLEPLGYKIKFGNSFMAVFAAYLINYTIPRAGEVARASIIANYEDVPFEKGFGTIVAERIADLIVMFSIILVTLFLQFDFIYAFLIERFNPVKISIALVALCVLAWVFVNLIKKSQSALAQKIKSFISGLLEGLLSIFKMKKKWAFIFHTLFIWAMYVLMFYVTSFSIEDLQGISMGTILVGFISASFSIAATNGGIGSYPLAIYAAFSIFGIAEQPSIAFGWIMWSSQTLMIIIFGGLSLLYLPIYNRKNKR, from the coding sequence TTGAACTTTCAGATAAAAAAAATTCTTAAAATTATACTCCCATTATTGTTGGGAGTTTTTTTAGTCTGGTATTCATTATCTAAAGTTTCTATTTCAGAAATACTTATTTACTTTAAAAAAGCCAATTACTTCTGGCTTTTTCTTGGTGTTTTTCTTGGTTTGTTAAGTCATTTATCTCGTGCTTACCGTTGGTTATTTATGTTAGAGCCTTTGGGTTATAAAATTAAATTTGGCAATAGTTTTATGGCTGTTTTTGCTGCCTATTTAATTAATTATACCATTCCCAGAGCAGGTGAAGTTGCCAGAGCCTCTATTATAGCAAATTATGAAGATGTGCCTTTCGAGAAAGGCTTTGGTACTATTGTCGCAGAGCGTATCGCCGATTTAATTGTTATGTTTAGTATTATTTTGGTCACTCTTTTTCTTCAATTCGATTTCATTTATGCCTTTTTAATTGAAAGATTTAATCCTGTTAAAATTAGTATCGCTTTGGTTGCTTTATGCGTTTTAGCATGGGTTTTTGTAAACCTTATTAAAAAAAGCCAATCGGCTTTGGCACAAAAAATTAAAAGTTTTATTTCGGGTTTATTAGAAGGTCTTTTAAGCATTTTTAAAATGAAGAAAAAATGGGCCTTCATTTTTCATACTTTATTTATATGGGCTATGTATGTGCTCATGTTTTACGTAACGTCTTTTTCAATTGAAGATTTACAGGGTATTTCAATGGGAACCATTTTAGTTGGATTTATTTCTGCAAGTTTCAGTATTGCAGCAACCAATGGAGGTATTGGTTCATATCCGTTGGCCATTTATGCTGCTTTTTCAATTTTTGGTATTGCAGAACAACCAAGTATTGCTTTTGGTTGGATTATGTGGTCGTCGCAAACCTTAATGATAATTATTTTTGGTGGGTTGTCGTTGTTATACCTTCCCATTTATAACAGAAAAAACAAGCGATAA
- the panD gene encoding aspartate 1-decarboxylase, translated as MQIQVVKSKIHRVKCTGAELNYIGSITIDEDLMDAANIIQGEKVQIVNNDNGERLETYCIPGPRNSGEITLNGAAARKVSVGDTLILITYAFMDIEEAKVFKPSLVFPDEATNLLK; from the coding sequence ATGCAAATTCAAGTAGTAAAATCTAAAATTCACAGAGTTAAATGTACCGGTGCAGAATTAAACTACATTGGTAGTATTACTATTGATGAAGATTTAATGGACGCTGCCAATATTATTCAAGGCGAAAAAGTACAAATTGTTAATAATGATAATGGCGAACGTTTAGAAACCTATTGTATTCCAGGACCAAGAAATTCTGGTGAAATAACTTTAAATGGTGCAGCAGCAAGAAAAGTATCGGTTGGAGATACTTTAATATTAATTACCTATGCCTTTATGGATATTGAAGAGGCTAAAGTTTTTAAGCCCTCGTTAGTATTCCCAGATGAGGCCACTAACTTGTTAAAATAA
- the panC gene encoding pantoate--beta-alanine ligase, with product MEVYSEKQQIIAVIDALRAKQKTLGLVPTMGALHEGHLALVKTALENNDKVVVSIFVNPTQFDSKEDLIKYPRTLENDIKLLEGLSEDRILVYAPTVEDVYGEEAISEHFDYDGLEFEMEGKFRTGHFDGVGTIVKRLFEIVKPEQAYFGEKDFQQLQIIKKLVEKHRIPVKIIGCDIYREPSGLAMSSRNVRLKPAYKEAAPFIFKTLKLAKQYFGTKSANEVMQWVEKQFAKHELLKLEYFIIADAETLKTVKRKSKTKMHRAFIAVYADDIRLIDNIALN from the coding sequence GTGGAAGTTTACTCAGAAAAACAACAAATTATAGCGGTTATTGATGCCTTAAGAGCTAAACAAAAAACCTTGGGGTTAGTGCCAACCATGGGCGCTTTACATGAAGGGCATTTGGCATTGGTTAAAACGGCTTTAGAAAACAACGATAAAGTTGTTGTGAGTATTTTTGTAAATCCAACCCAGTTTGATAGCAAAGAAGACTTAATAAAGTATCCTAGAACTTTAGAAAATGATATTAAATTATTAGAAGGTTTAAGTGAAGACCGTATTTTGGTGTATGCACCAACCGTAGAAGATGTTTATGGCGAAGAAGCCATTTCAGAGCATTTTGATTATGACGGATTGGAGTTTGAAATGGAAGGTAAATTTAGAACCGGTCATTTTGACGGTGTTGGCACTATAGTTAAACGCTTGTTTGAAATTGTTAAACCCGAGCAGGCTTACTTTGGTGAGAAAGATTTTCAGCAGCTTCAAATTATAAAAAAACTGGTAGAAAAGCACCGTATTCCTGTTAAAATTATTGGTTGCGATATTTACAGAGAACCATCGGGTTTAGCCATGAGTTCTAGAAATGTTAGGTTAAAGCCAGCCTATAAAGAAGCGGCGCCTTTTATATTTAAAACATTAAAACTGGCAAAACAATATTTTGGCACAAAAAGTGCTAATGAAGTTATGCAATGGGTTGAAAAACAATTTGCTAAGCATGAATTATTAAAATTAGAATATTTTATAATAGCAGATGCTGAAACCCTAAAAACAGTAAAAAGAAAATCTAAAACAAAAATGCACAGAGCATTTATAGCCGTTTATGCAGATGATATTCGACTAATTGATAATATTGCTCTAAATTAA
- a CDS encoding glycogen/starch synthase, with translation MKDKRILYVSSEVVPYLPETEISSMSFEAPRLVNQQGGQIRIFMPRYGNINERRHQLHEVIRLSGINLVINDLDMPLIIKVASIPKERIQVYFIDNDEYFKRKATLTDEDGKLFTDNDERAIFFAKGVIETVKKLNWSPDIIHVHGWLASLLPIYLKEYYKDEPLFSESKIVTSVYNQSFNNTLNKDMINKVKFDAINEDAIKVLEEPSYTNLMKVAIDYSDALIVGSEDIPAELESYLKASNKPVLEYKNKDEFGSAYTKFFSETVLS, from the coding sequence ATGAAAGATAAGAGGATATTATATGTATCATCTGAAGTAGTTCCTTATTTACCTGAAACCGAAATCTCTTCAATGTCGTTTGAAGCGCCTAGACTTGTAAATCAGCAAGGTGGACAAATAAGGATTTTCATGCCTCGATATGGCAATATTAACGAAAGAAGACATCAATTACATGAAGTTATAAGACTTTCTGGAATAAATTTGGTAATTAACGATCTCGATATGCCACTTATTATAAAAGTAGCATCCATCCCTAAAGAGCGTATTCAAGTATATTTTATTGATAACGACGAATATTTTAAAAGAAAAGCCACGTTAACCGATGAAGACGGTAAATTGTTTACCGACAACGATGAACGCGCTATTTTTTTTGCTAAAGGTGTTATTGAAACCGTTAAAAAATTAAATTGGTCGCCAGACATTATTCATGTTCATGGTTGGTTAGCTTCTTTGCTGCCAATTTATCTTAAAGAATATTACAAAGACGAACCTTTATTTAGCGAAAGTAAAATTGTTACTTCGGTATACAATCAAAGTTTTAACAATACGTTAAATAAAGATATGATTAATAAAGTTAAATTTGATGCTATTAATGAAGATGCTATAAAAGTTCTTGAAGAACCTTCTTATACTAATTTAATGAAAGTGGCTATCGATTATTCTGACGCTTTAATAGTTGGCTCTGAAGATATTCCTGCAGAATTAGAAAGTTATTTAAAAGCATCAAATAAACCTGTATTAGAATACAAAAACAAAGATGAATTTGGTTCTGCTTACACTAAATTTTTTAGTGAAACCGTTTTAAGCTAA
- a CDS encoding DUF4270 domain-containing protein, with protein sequence MKKNFKALKFFAVLALIISSFIACDKEFTNIESDVLGENNANFNKDVETLDITAYNKKLSSVQINGLPANLLGVFNDPAYGKTTASIVSQITPTTFSPDFGVNTVIDSVVLTIPYFSRAVTDSTYTIKDSLYGKAESPFKLSIYQNTYFLRDFDPTSALGNTQRYFSLPDGTVSDGNSVINFENFKNPTPIFEINEFTPSDKRIRLDSYNTAGELQTNYIAPAMRFKLDTDFWKQTIIDAQDAGYFANANSFKNYFRGLYIKAEPIGNSGNMMLLNLASTTANIVIYYTKDSTVENERIGASYIFNFSGNILNTFINDYSIALTDGDTNAGDTSLYLKSTEGSMAVVDLFSGTSIEDFKKAYRQTTTTGDYIKGTNGNYLLKRLINDAQLIVFEDTSINTDNIPDYHKYDRIYAYDLKNNQETIDYQIDQISNTQFPISSKLISLSQRDTIQARYKIRLTEHLNSILLQDSTSTKIGLVISNNVNVTSPSKVLNNNELTGVPVSAVNMPRGTILFGTNNNVPANKKMRLEIFFTEPK encoded by the coding sequence ATGAAAAAGAATTTTAAAGCCCTTAAATTTTTCGCAGTTTTAGCCCTTATTATTTCATCTTTTATAGCTTGCGATAAGGAATTTACAAATATTGAAAGTGATGTACTTGGTGAAAACAATGCTAATTTTAATAAAGACGTTGAAACCTTAGACATAACAGCATACAACAAAAAGTTGTCTTCTGTTCAAATTAATGGATTGCCTGCAAATCTATTAGGTGTATTTAACGATCCTGCCTACGGTAAAACAACGGCAAGTATTGTATCTCAAATTACACCAACTACCTTTAGCCCAGATTTTGGTGTTAACACGGTTATAGATTCTGTAGTGTTAACTATTCCTTATTTTTCTAGAGCCGTAACAGACTCCACTTACACCATCAAAGATTCTTTATATGGTAAAGCCGAAAGTCCGTTCAAATTATCTATTTACCAGAATACTTACTTTTTAAGGGATTTTGATCCTACAAGCGCCTTAGGAAACACGCAACGATATTTTTCATTACCTGACGGAACAGTATCAGACGGAAATTCTGTAATTAATTTCGAAAACTTTAAAAATCCTACACCTATTTTTGAAATAAACGAATTTACACCAAGCGATAAACGAATTCGTTTAGATTCTTACAATACTGCTGGCGAGTTACAAACTAATTACATAGCGCCTGCGATGCGTTTTAAATTAGATACAGACTTTTGGAAACAAACCATTATTGATGCACAAGATGCAGGTTATTTTGCAAATGCAAATAGTTTTAAAAACTACTTTAGAGGCTTATATATTAAAGCCGAACCTATTGGTAATAGTGGTAATATGATGCTATTAAACTTAGCTTCGACAACTGCCAACATCGTAATATATTACACCAAAGATTCTACAGTAGAAAATGAAAGAATAGGAGCTAGCTATATATTTAATTTTTCTGGAAATATTTTAAATACTTTTATTAATGATTATAGCATTGCTTTAACCGATGGCGATACCAATGCTGGAGATACATCGCTTTACCTAAAAAGCACCGAAGGTTCTATGGCTGTGGTAGACTTATTCTCTGGAACTTCTATTGAAGACTTTAAAAAAGCCTACAGACAAACAACGACAACAGGCGATTATATAAAAGGAACAAATGGCAATTATTTATTAAAACGCTTAATAAATGATGCGCAATTAATTGTTTTTGAAGATACTTCTATAAATACAGACAACATACCAGACTACCATAAATACGACCGTATTTATGCATACGACCTAAAAAATAATCAGGAAACTATAGATTATCAAATAGATCAAATTAGTAACACTCAATTTCCTATTAGTTCTAAATTAATAAGTTTAAGCCAGCGAGATACCATACAAGCGCGTTATAAAATTAGACTTACAGAACATTTAAATAGTATCTTGTTACAAGATTCTACTTCTACAAAAATAGGATTAGTAATATCTAATAATGTTAACGTTACGTCACCATCCAAAGTTTTAAATAACAACGAATTAACAGGCGTTCCTGTCTCTGCGGTAAATATGCCCAGAGGCACTATTTTATTCGGAACAAACAATAATGTTCCAGCGAATAAAAAGATGAGATTAGAAATATTTTTCACCGAACCAAAGTAA
- the glmS gene encoding glutamine--fructose-6-phosphate transaminase (isomerizing) translates to MCGIVGYIGHREAYPIIIEGLKRLEYRGYDSAGVALFDGENLKVSKTKGKVSDLEILCEKENTKNGSLGIGHTRWATHGVPNDVNSHPHISNSGNLVIIHNGIIENYESLKKELISRGYTFKSDTDTEVLINLIEEIKKNENVKLGKAVQLALNEVVGAYAIAVFDKNRPEEIIIARLGSPLAVGVGKDEYFIASDASPFLEYTKNAIYLEDEEMAIVSIEKGIKVRKIKDDSLVAPYIQELKLNLEQIEKGGYDHFMLKEIHEQPKAITDTYRGRLLRSEAIIKMAGVEDNMKKFLNANRFIIVACGTSWHAGLVAEYIFEDIARIPVEVEYASEFRYRNPVITENDVVIAISQSGETADTLAAIKLAKSKGAFVFGVCNVVGSSIARETDAGAYTHAGPEIGVASTKAFTTQITVLTLMALRLARAKGTISSSDFRHHLLELEMIPKKVEKALEEDEHIKKIADIYKNSRNCLYLGRGYNFPVALEGALKLKEISYIHAEGYPAAEMKHGPIALIDENMPIVVIATKKGHYEKVVSNIQEIKSRKGKIIGIVTEGDEQVRALADHVIEVPETIESLTPLITTIPLQLLSYHIAVLLGKNVDQPRNLAKSVTVE, encoded by the coding sequence ATGTGCGGAATTGTTGGTTATATAGGACATAGAGAAGCCTATCCTATAATTATTGAAGGTCTTAAACGATTAGAGTATCGAGGTTACGACAGTGCTGGTGTTGCCTTGTTTGATGGAGAAAATTTAAAAGTTTCCAAAACAAAAGGCAAAGTTTCAGACTTAGAAATTTTATGTGAAAAAGAAAATACTAAAAATGGAAGCCTTGGTATTGGTCATACCAGATGGGCAACTCATGGCGTCCCCAATGATGTTAACTCGCATCCACATATCTCCAACTCAGGAAATCTGGTAATTATTCATAATGGAATTATCGAGAATTACGAGTCGCTAAAAAAAGAGCTTATATCTAGAGGTTATACTTTTAAATCTGATACAGACACCGAGGTTCTTATTAATTTAATTGAAGAAATAAAAAAGAACGAAAATGTAAAGCTTGGCAAAGCCGTACAACTAGCTCTTAACGAAGTGGTTGGCGCTTATGCTATAGCTGTGTTCGACAAAAACAGACCAGAAGAAATTATTATTGCTCGACTAGGAAGCCCATTGGCTGTTGGAGTTGGCAAAGATGAATATTTTATTGCAAGTGATGCATCTCCCTTTTTAGAATATACTAAAAATGCTATTTATCTTGAAGATGAAGAAATGGCTATAGTTAGTATTGAAAAGGGCATTAAGGTTAGAAAAATTAAAGACGATTCTTTAGTAGCGCCATATATTCAAGAGTTAAAATTAAACCTTGAACAAATTGAAAAGGGAGGCTACGACCATTTCATGCTCAAGGAAATTCACGAACAACCTAAAGCAATTACAGACACTTACCGTGGACGATTGTTACGAAGCGAGGCTATCATTAAAATGGCTGGTGTTGAAGATAACATGAAAAAGTTTCTTAATGCAAATCGCTTTATTATTGTGGCTTGCGGAACATCATGGCATGCAGGTTTGGTGGCAGAATATATTTTTGAAGATATTGCCAGAATACCTGTTGAAGTAGAATATGCTTCAGAATTTAGATATAGAAACCCGGTTATTACCGAAAATGATGTCGTTATCGCCATTTCTCAATCGGGAGAAACAGCAGATACATTGGCAGCTATAAAACTAGCAAAATCTAAAGGTGCTTTTGTTTTTGGCGTTTGTAATGTTGTAGGCTCTTCTATTGCCAGAGAAACCGATGCCGGAGCGTACACGCATGCAGGACCAGAAATTGGGGTGGCATCAACAAAAGCTTTCACAACTCAAATTACGGTTTTAACATTAATGGCTTTAAGATTAGCGCGAGCTAAAGGAACTATAAGTAGCTCCGATTTCCGCCATCATTTATTAGAATTAGAAATGATTCCTAAAAAAGTTGAAAAAGCTTTAGAGGAAGATGAACATATTAAAAAGATAGCCGATATCTACAAAAATTCTCGCAACTGTTTGTACTTGGGGCGTGGTTATAATTTTCCTGTGGCTCTAGAAGGCGCACTAAAATTAAAAGAGATATCATACATTCATGCCGAAGGTTATCCGGCTGCAGAAATGAAACACGGACCAATTGCATTAATTGATGAAAACATGCCAATAGTTGTAATCGCCACAAAAAAAGGACATTACGAAAAAGTGGTGAGTAACATTCAGGAAATTAAATCTAGAAAAGGTAAAATTATAGGCATTGTAACAGAAGGCGACGAACAGGTTAGAGCACTTGCAGATCATGTTATTGAAGTACCTGAAACCATCGAATCGCTTACACCTTTAATAACTACAATTCCTTTACAGTTATTATCTTATCATATTGCTGTTCTATTAGGTAAAAACGTAGACCAACCACGTAATTTGGCAAAATCGGTTACAGTAGAATAA
- a CDS encoding TonB-dependent receptor — protein MKKLLSLWLIFSVGIAFSQTKISGTVLDDNSQPLPGANIIILGTTIGTVSDFDGNFNLTTDKKPPFSLQASSIGFDTVVIEITSQNQKVSFVLKEGTSLDEVVISASRTPERIFESPVTVERIGLKEIKTSASVDFYDGLENLKGVDVNTNSLTFKSVNTRGFATFANNRFMQLVDGMDNSTPALNFPIGNLVGMTETDVLSVELLPGASSALYGANAFNGILFMRSKNPFDHQGISASVKRGITSQKAAGNNPYTDVSFRAAYKFSNKFAGKINFGYLQGTDWAANSTQDKNRVGGTRENNINYDGVNVYGDIVSTNIRAAAGGLGIIPNVSVSRTGYNEADLTDYNAESVKADWGLYYRPFEDDFEISYVGKVGTGSTIYQGTNRYYIDGFFQEQHKLELKNKNFFLRGYLVADKAGNSYDMVATAIQINRAWKSDEQWFGDYINTFVGATFSGATEDQAHAAARLAAENGRFEPGTPEFEAAFNKSISDPDILTGSKFQDASKYYHADGNYNFSDLIDFAEIQVGGSYRKYNLNSFGTIYTDIDGPIDYSEYGIYTQIQKNIELNYALELKLTGSVRYDKSEFFDGFFSPRISAGLTINKNHNVRASVQTGFRNPTTQDLFIGLDTGAYVLVGSAPENLDRYSRPYNISPAGQLLGQPATINQSGRAGYTNSYTASSALAAAANGNAALLEVANPDIVKPEQVSSAEIGYRGKFSNITIDFSMYYNKYKDFISQGRVIAPFYGNVISDASTAFEAIKNDDFQIYGTYTNAEADVKSYGASIGISTKVFGDFDLSGSYTYAKLDFDQAKYPSFVTNFNTPEHKFKASFGNTELFKNFGFNVSYRFSDDYFWEGTFGDGVVPEFHVVDAQINYTVPSIKSIFKAGATNLTGKEYYTAFGTGFIGSMYYLSWTINNL, from the coding sequence ATGAAAAAATTGCTCTCTCTATGGCTGATTTTTAGCGTTGGTATAGCCTTTTCCCAAACAAAAATATCAGGAACAGTTTTAGATGATAACAGTCAGCCCTTGCCTGGGGCAAACATTATCATCTTAGGCACTACTATTGGTACAGTCTCAGATTTTGATGGGAATTTTAATTTAACCACAGACAAAAAGCCTCCTTTTAGCCTTCAGGCTAGTAGCATTGGTTTTGATACCGTTGTTATTGAAATTACCTCTCAAAATCAAAAAGTATCATTCGTATTAAAAGAAGGCACATCTTTAGATGAAGTCGTAATTTCTGCTTCCAGAACTCCCGAACGCATTTTCGAATCGCCAGTAACAGTCGAAAGAATTGGTTTAAAAGAAATTAAAACCTCTGCTTCTGTCGATTTTTATGACGGATTAGAAAATCTAAAAGGTGTCGATGTAAATACCAACAGTTTAACCTTCAAATCGGTTAATACGCGTGGTTTTGCAACTTTTGCGAACAACCGTTTCATGCAATTAGTTGATGGGATGGACAACTCTACTCCTGCTTTAAATTTCCCTATAGGAAATTTAGTTGGTATGACCGAAACCGATGTATTAAGTGTCGAATTACTACCTGGGGCCTCTTCGGCTTTGTATGGAGCGAATGCTTTTAATGGTATTTTATTCATGAGAAGTAAAAACCCATTCGATCACCAAGGCATTAGCGCTTCTGTAAAACGAGGTATTACATCACAAAAAGCAGCTGGAAACAACCCTTATACAGATGTTAGCTTTCGTGCAGCATACAAGTTTAGCAACAAATTTGCTGGTAAAATAAACTTTGGTTACTTACAAGGTACCGATTGGGCTGCGAATAGCACACAAGATAAAAACCGGGTTGGAGGAACCAGAGAAAACAATATAAACTATGATGGTGTAAACGTTTATGGTGATATTGTTTCTACCAATATTAGAGCTGCTGCGGGCGGGTTAGGCATTATCCCTAACGTATCGGTAAGTAGAACGGGTTACAACGAAGCCGACCTAACCGATTATAATGCGGAAAGCGTTAAAGCCGATTGGGGTTTATATTACAGACCTTTTGAAGATGATTTCGAAATATCGTATGTTGGTAAAGTAGGTACTGGGTCTACCATTTACCAAGGAACCAATAGATATTACATCGATGGCTTTTTCCAAGAGCAACATAAACTTGAATTAAAAAACAAAAATTTCTTTTTAAGAGGATATTTGGTTGCAGACAAAGCTGGAAACTCTTACGATATGGTTGCTACCGCTATTCAAATTAATCGTGCCTGGAAAAGTGACGAGCAATGGTTTGGAGATTATATAAACACCTTTGTAGGCGCTACTTTTAGTGGTGCTACAGAAGATCAGGCGCATGCAGCTGCAAGATTAGCTGCAGAGAATGGGCGTTTTGAACCCGGAACACCAGAATTTGAAGCCGCATTTAATAAAAGTATTAGCGACCCAGATATTTTAACAGGTTCTAAATTTCAAGATGCATCAAAATACTATCATGCAGATGGAAATTATAATTTTAGTGATTTAATCGATTTTGCTGAAATTCAAGTTGGTGGTTCGTACAGAAAATATAATTTAAACTCGTTTGGTACTATTTATACCGATATAGATGGCCCAATTGACTATTCTGAATATGGAATATACACACAAATTCAGAAAAACATAGAATTAAATTATGCACTGGAATTAAAACTAACAGGTTCTGTAAGATACGATAAATCGGAGTTCTTCGATGGTTTCTTTTCACCAAGAATATCGGCTGGTTTAACAATAAATAAAAATCATAATGTAAGAGCTTCTGTGCAAACAGGATTTAGAAATCCAACAACCCAAGATTTATTTATTGGATTAGATACAGGTGCTTATGTTTTAGTAGGTTCTGCTCCAGAAAATTTAGACCGATATTCAAGACCATATAATATAAGTCCTGCCGGACAATTATTAGGGCAGCCTGCAACTATAAACCAATCCGGTCGTGCAGGTTATACAAATTCTTATACTGCCAGTTCTGCATTAGCTGCGGCTGCTAATGGGAATGCTGCCTTGTTGGAAGTTGCTAATCCAGATATTGTAAAACCAGAACAGGTAAGTTCGGCCGAAATAGGATATAGAGGTAAATTTAGCAACATAACTATTGATTTCAGTATGTATTACAATAAATACAAAGATTTCATCTCTCAAGGTCGTGTAATAGCCCCGTTTTATGGAAACGTGATAAGTGACGCTTCAACCGCATTCGAGGCAATAAAAAATGACGATTTCCAAATTTATGGCACATACACCAATGCGGAAGCCGATGTAAAATCGTATGGAGCCTCCATAGGAATATCAACTAAAGTATTTGGTGATTTTGATTTAAGCGGAAGCTATACTTATGCCAAACTCGACTTCGATCAAGCAAAATACCCAAGCTTCGTAACAAACTTCAACACACCAGAACACAAATTCAAAGCCTCCTTTGGAAATACCGAATTATTTAAAAACTTTGGTTTTAATGTATCCTATAGATTTAGTGATGACTATTTCTGGGAAGGTACTTTTGGTGACGGTGTCGTTCCAGAATTCCATGTCGTAGATGCTCAAATTAATTATACCGTGCCAAGTATAAAATCAATTTTTAAAGCAGGAGCTACCAATCTTACTGGTAAAGAATACTACACAGCATTTGGAACAGGCTTTATAGGATCTATGTATTACTTATCATGGACAATTAACAATTTATAA